The Biomphalaria glabrata chromosome 7, xgBioGlab47.1, whole genome shotgun sequence region TACTGCTCTCTATGTCATCTCTGGCAAAGTAGTTGGTTCAGAGGGGAAAATGGGACCATTTTATAGAGTGGACATCTTGCATGTTGGCTTGGCCGTAGCCAATTACCTATTTACACTTGCCATGtctgaataacaaaaaaatacagtGTCTATTGATTGGTGCTTCTATTGTAAGTAGCTTATAAAGTTACTAAGGTGTTTGTCTACACATTGAATCAAAAGATAGTTGTTTTCACGCAAGTTGTAGCATTTTGTAATATGAGCACTCATATCAAGCTATCTTTTAACTATGTTGATTATAATTTCAAAACTTatatatagacatttttttttatcaaatgaaaaattgCAGTTTTATAATGTAATATATAATGTATGCTTTACAATCTTTTACAAGTGTATGCATGTAGTGTGAGAGCTCTTGTAAAGTAGAGTTAATggttttatattaaatgtagCCTTTATCTTGTGTGGCTTTCTATTGGTGTATAAATAATGGATGTTAGTTTGCACTATATTTTGGTTCAAATGCTTTAATTTGATGGCCAGCATGAATGTGATTCAGCAGCATTACTAGTGTTTAAAAATTCAAGGAAATATTGTgtagtttcctttttttttttttttttttttttttaaggtttcatctatcaaagaaagaaactttgaaaaaaaaaaaaaaaaagcaaaaagaaCAAATATATACTAGGTGTCAAGAGATTGCGTTTagcattttataaaatactagaAAATGTAATATATTCAGAAGCACATCCAATCTGCTGCTTGACTTATGTTAAAGAATACTTtcattttcaataatttatcaCTGGGGCAAAATGTCATCTCGTCTATAGTGCCAACTCCCAAAAATCTTATTTTCATCCCTAGCTTTTAAATTCTTTATGGTCACACCTTCTCAAGTCTGTAATGATTATTTTCTCAAatcaaaaaatgtatatacagATACATCCCAAACAAATTGACTTTAAGCATGGGTTGATTATGTTGCCCTTTTATGAGCACATTTTTAGAGAGGCTTGTTAGTTTCTTCTTATGCAGGTGAATCATGCTGTTTGCTAATGATTGTCATATGATCCAGGATTTGAAGTGCTACAGCACAGGATTTATTAGATATAATTACATTATTGCAAAACAATCATTTCATAGACATTCAGTGCTGTCTCAGGttctgattttgttttttcttttggcaTTTAGAGTGAACATGTTAGCAAAGCATTTCTTTTCTAGTCATTGAAATGTGTCGTGTAAAAGCACACCTCAGTTAGAGTGTgataaaagtaaactatttttttttataagttagaATCATTGTTAGAGAGTTGATGTTACTTTTAGTAACAATGGAACAGACAAGATTATAACCAACTTATTAGAATACAACTTAAAATATGTTGTTCTTGGATTTTCTTTCGAACAAAAGTATAACAAATAAATTGAGCATTCCTATTTCAGTAGCTTTAAGCCGTTATACTTTTGTGTTGTACTTTCTTTGTTTGAATGAGTTGGTattaattttgtaaacaaatattaattacaATTACCTATAGTCAATACATTCCTATTTTGGAAAAAATGAACTTCCTTTTGGTAGAAACAATTGGaaagtatttgtaaaatatacTCTTTGAGTTGATGTTAAAAATAGCTCCAAAAATCTCTACAATAAACATCCATATTAAAAGTTATAATAAATAGTTAATAAATAGTTGGATATCTGTAGGTTAACAAGAACTTGAtattgtttcaaattattttttttttgcaattactTTTTCTTCCTATTGTGATCATACTTAAAAGTGCCAGTAAGTTTAGAGAGTCTCCActgtatttgtttattatttgatTACTATTATTGAAATACTTTATGAAGTGAATTCTTTTCTGTAGCCAATTGTATGTTGCCTACAGCACAGATGAGAAGTCTAGTCTTTTATGAACTTCTTTTACTTTTCTCAAAAAGTTACAGCAGATCCTTTGGAGCTGTGTAGTAACAGGGAGGTTCTCTagatccttttttaaaatctcatttctTTCCACTAAACAAATTGAAGACGCTTTggttaaaaaaaggaaaggtgATAAATTTCTATTATTTATCAGTATgcaattatcaaaaaaaaaaatttggggggggggggggggggggacgaagtTGATCCAAGGAATACTTCCATGGTTAGTATGATATAAGCTTGCAGTAAGAGCTTCAGCTAAAAACTTTTTGACCTTGAATTAGCTTAAGTAAATGAGCAAGTCtttgaaagtttaaaaagtCAATGGTAATATGAAAACTTATGTTTCTTTGTGATATCATCTCTAAGTGCActgctgattttttaaattttttttttagtttttgtttttacagtcTTTTTGTTTGATGAATGGTTTTAGATACAACTTTTCCATTCTGTACATATATTGTAGATATCTTTGttcttaagttaaaaaaaaagaactagctTGATAAAGTGCTTGCAAATTATCTATGATGTTTCTGCTCTTCCTTTGAACATTTAAGTTGTGATGgccataaataaaataatgtttgggATCTCGTTCtagttttttttggtttgttttatcTTTTGTAGCCTTGATGTTAAACCAAaaacattgagaatggtagtttaataaatatatttacatttttaaaaaatgataacacATACTTGTGCAATATATTctctatattttagttttttatttttcaaaacaatatgaCAATAAGCTAATCAAAtatgacttttttgttttgaatatacgtttttttttaatttctttttttttttttttgtcttcaaacatttagatcttctaatactaacctttttttttctttgtaagtGTTTGTGATTTAGATCAtgctctagatctagctttCTATTTTTCAACTTTTGAAGCTCATTAAAACTAgttaaatacaattatttttttgttgctattTTTGTAACAGTTTAGTAAAACAACAAAGTGTTGTGTTTGTTTAGCATACTATTACAATACAATCAAACTACAcacaatatttttgttaattaaaaaaaaaattaaaatgccaaagaatttgctttttttttttcactttttactTATAACAATTGCTATCTTTGTCATTACACTAAAGTAGGTCTATATAGAGTAGTTTGGTTATGGTAAAgcttttgtatttaaattttctgtaaatatatatactagcagATACCCATGcagttggatggctgcctggtcgtgcggtttgcgcgctggactgtcattcagatttatcgatggtccagggttcaaaccctgcccgctcccatcccccgtcgtcctgcgggaggtttggactaggaagtaattatcttcaactctgaaggaacatccgaaacatgtaaaacattttacaaacagtgCTAGGATTGAAATAgtttatatatgtttattttgcccTTTACACTTTTTAATTCTTCAATAAAACAGCCTGCATTAcgccgctccccccccccccccccaattttttttctggCCCCCCAATTCTATAAGATCACTTGTCTCTTTCATCCTGAAATCAAACGCCAGCAAGCCCCAAATATAGAGTATTTACAAACACTTCTTAGGCCCTTTAGTTGTTCTCGTGTGCCTttactattttttatattaaaaactattttttcaatgttttataaTTGGATAATGAATGTAAACAAATGTAGTCATTATTATTGCTAATTTGTTGGAATAAATATAACAGGAAGACTTTCAAAGTTTTAACACAAACTTGGACACTATTTTATTGCAGGAACATTTCAGATGAACATCCTAAACCAGTCAAAAGgttaaaataatgaattcaaATAGAACAGCTAAACACAAAAGTTTCTATTACTTCAATACAAGAACTATATTCATGAAGATGCCCCCATGGAAGTTTGAACACACTTGTTGATagtgaaaaagttttttttttaattctatgacCCAGaggatagaaaagaaaaaaatttgctGTAACCCTTCCATCtcctatatatttagtaaatttAGTAAAAGTAAAACAGTTGTTGCCCTGGTTAAAAAGACTAACTCTGACTTGTAGTCACTAACATTCATCAGTGTTTGCACTAAGTTtcaacaaaactaaatgacaggAAGTACAAATGAAAcaaccaattttaaaaaatgtatatttaaaaaaaaatgccattttCATAGAACAACTTCCCTTAAATTAATTTGTGTACATTATTCACTTTTTTTGTAGATTACATTCTAaattaacaaatttaataacatgacaTTGGAATAAGAACCTATGTTACATGTTGACATTGGAATCAAGGGAGGTGTTAGCTTATGAGACAATGAACAACCATTATTTACAAATCTATCTACAGAGACAAGTCTAGCAGAATAAACAGAGAAACTTTATACAAACCAAATGGAATCTTCAGTCAATCTTCTTACAGATCTTCTTAGCTTTTCAATGACATTCtttcaaaaccaaaaaaaaggaGGATAATGTTTTAACCATATCAATGTGTTGCAGCAGTCAATCCTGTTACTGAGATTTTGACtgtatgaagtcattgattttcctggctgattctgACATGTTCCATGCTTAAATGGCTCTTGGGATGAAGTGGGATATCTAATAGGTACTAGTGGACATTAACACAGCTTCACAACAGACTGGTTAAAGTACATTTTGtcaaacaattatttcatttactgGTAGCTATTAGCCATCAAAATGAATAAGGTCTACTTCTTTACCTACTGtagaaattaaattttgttgttaAAACTGAAATAACTCAATATGTGTTTGTTAGTCATCATATGTAtacttatttcatttttaaaacagcTCTTTCAGCAGGTTACTGACAAAAGGATAAAATCTGAATATAAAAGATATGATCAAATAAAGGTAAGGATATGGGTGGCAATTACATGTGACATGTTCATTCATTAAACTATCATAGCAGTATGTGACTCTTTTTTcatacaaattgttttttttcatggAGTTTTCCAAACAatttcaaagttttaaattaCGTACACTAGAATGTTGAAACAATATACAAGCAACAATTATATCACATGTAGGTGCAGAGATTCTTTGTACTCATAAACTGAAAATCTAAAACACAAAAAGCCACTGATTTTGTTaggaaataaaacaaagcaGATCATTGTCCACTGTCTTAATACTAACCAAATGAAAATAGATGGCCCTGTAAGAGACGGATGTTCTTAAGAACATAAACTTTGTATCTCTGTCCAGTGCAATGCATTAATTGCAAAAAGTAAAGCCTGGTCAGCATAAACAATTGACCAATTCCCAAAGCTCCACTAGTGATAGAAACTTATTAACATACATTTGAAATGAACATAATTGGGATTGGTAAAGTGATAATAACATAATGATAGAAGGATGCAGTTGTAGGTGgcagaattaattaaaaaaaaaataaattaaggaGTTTACATCTGGGGATACTCAGGATACAAAGCAAGAATAAAAGCAAACAGTAATTTTATACAGATAACCACACAACAGTATGTCACATATGTTGATGCATTGCTTTGGTAGGGTAGGAGAGTAATGATATTCTGATAGCTTTTtacaaaagtagaaaacactTCTTGATTAGGAGACAAGAGATGGGAATGATAATAAGACAAAGTTTGAAATAACATTAAGAGAAAACTAATAGTCACTTGAAAaaacgaaaaacatgcatatatgtaaccctgccggaccaagtaaaacaaaggacgtttgggccacgaggccttcatcagctacaaaacaaacaaaaaatacaaaacaattaacacaaaatagtcttaagttaacttatgaaggcctcgtggcccaaatgtcctttgttttacttggtccggcagggttacatatatgcatgtttttcgtattttctatacagtcgtttacccctgcagcagtaaatctttgttttttttgagtCTTTCACTTGAAAAAAgtagaatattttaaatatatagaatCAATAATAATTCCATAAATGACCTTAatgcagtatttaaaaaaaaaaaaagttgaaagagAGCTGGCATTATATAGCACTTGTCACATCAAGAGAAACTAGTTTCCATTCACATCCAGCAAAGCTATCCTAAGAGAAGCCAGTTTCCATTCATATCTAGCAAAGCTATCTCAAGAGAAACCAGTCGCCATTCACATCAAGCAAAGTTATTTCAAGAGAAACCAGTTTCCATTCACATCAAGCAAAGTTATCTCAAGAGAAACCAGTTTCCATTCACATCAAGCAAAGCTATCTCAAGAGAAACCAGTTTCCATTCACATCAAGCAAAGCTATCTCAAGAGAAACCAGTTGCCATTCACATCAAGCAAAGCTATCTCAAGAGAAACCAGTTTCCATTCACATCAAGCAAAGTTATCTCAAGAGAAACCAGTTGCCATTCACATCAAGCAAAGTTATCTCAAGAGAAACTAGTTGCCATTCATGTCAATGAAGCTATCTCAAGAGAAACCAGTTGCCATTCACATCAAGCAAAGCTATCTCAAGAGAAACTAGTTTCCATTCATGTCAATGAAGCTATCGCAAGAGAAACTAGTAGCCATGTATGCATGTAAGACATGCAGAAAAATTGATGATGACTGACACAAAGAAAATGGTAACATTCACAGTCACACACAAAAAGAGGATCCATTCagggaaagaaataaaacagtGAATTCTGTACAAGTCAGCttgaaaaaggtaaaaaaaaaaaaaagttgacctaAGTTAATTTACTGGCATAACCCAACAGGCAGACTACAaccagaatattttttttagataagaccatttctaacacacacacattcaaaaTGCTGAGGAAATggtacttttaaaataatattaaaagctTTGaaaccaatataaaaaaaaacaacattatattGTAGTACATCTGATTAAAGTCACTCATACAAGTTCTCTTTGAAAAGTCCAGCTGTTAGCAACTCAGTTGCTTgtaaatacaaacatttatgGGTAGTACACAACTATAGTAACACATAGTTTAGCtttgattttatatttgaaaaaaaaattaaaattcatgaataatttaaacaaatactaAAGAGACTTGAACATCCATAGTCAGATTGGCCCAGTGGCGGAAAGAAAGTGGGGCAGTGTGAGAATGCAGCATGCCCTTCCATAGACCCTTGTTGGAAACCTGTCAACAATCGTCATGGTGTCTTTAGCAGGATCATAATCCTGAAGCAGGTCTGAGTAGTAGTGCTCACCATTGATTCCACCtacaatgtaaattttgttgttCAGGGTAGATGCCCCAGCTTCCCTGATGTTGCATGTCGTCTTACAGTTAGACCACTGATCAGTATCTGGGTCGTAGTACTCCATGGCAATAATAGGAACAGGAAATCCATAGCTATCTTCTATGTTGCCTCCAATAACATACAGCTTTTTTTGTAcctcaaaagaaaaaaacaaaatctgaaaaTTATACATTAAGATGTATCTAGTGTAAAACAAACAGTTTTTAAAGAGAGTGGTTGCATACTGGCAAAAAAATCATCTTTCAAAGCCTTGAGTTCAATTCTTAGTGAAGGCatgattttaatttcaggattttagtGCATAATAAGTCTTACCCAGTTAGAGATCTAATTGGTATAAAATTGTTCAGCTCTGAAATAATGGACTTTGCCTTTATTTTCAAGTAAATCAAAAGTAATGAATGTTAGAAAAAGGTAATTAGTTATTCAAATCACACAATTATAAATTGTTCCAAAGCCAAATTATGAATCTAACTTGCACTTTctaagtttaataataaaaaaaaaaagcaaaggaagaCAAAAAGGTACATCATGAATAGAGATGCTGAAATGTAGAGTCACTTTAGATGGGccagaaaaacaaaatgccaACAAAAAATTCACCTTTAAAGCCAGAATTATGGTGTAAATGttattgaatacaaaaaaaaattatattttaatttcagatACTAATCTTCAAAGAAGCAATAATTGTGGCCTAACAGTATTTAGAAATACAGAAAGTTGACTTAAAGAATCCATTACCTAACAGTTTTAAATTCATACATGAAGAGCTTCATACGccctcaaaataaaaataacaagttATTGAGACTTCCTTTACCTCCATCATGACATGGTTGCATCGACCATTCAGCATAGCAGCTTTCTCTTCCCACACATTAGTGGCAGGAGAAAAACAACTCATGTTGCTGGCACACCCTGAGAACCTCTGACCACCTGATATGTAGATTTTATCTGCGCACAGTGCCCCAGCATGGCCATAACAAGAATGGctgtaaagatttaaaaaaaaaaaaaagaagtatgtGATTTGATTTTAAACAATGATACAGCAAGTCTTTCAAAGTTAGCATTATGCCAAATCAACCCTTCTGATCCTATCAAATACTTTCTCTGCTGAACTGCTGTCTTTCTTTCCAGCGACAGTTCAAGATTGGCAGACATACCAGAAGTGCTTAAAGAtagcaaaaaacaacaacaaaaaaaaaacagtataaaTAAAGAACTAGTCAGCAGAACACTTTGTTTGGCCCTAAGAAAAATATTATACTTTCATCATCTTGATAAAGGTTGTAAtgccaacaacaaaaaaaaatgttaagactTTGTTAGCATTGGGAGTTTTCACAATAAATGTCAAGGGCGCTATATTAAAAGATCATTGCTGGCAactaaatattacaaataaattagAGGCTTAGAAATTAAATTCTACGGttgctaaaaaaacaacaacaaaaaagcaaacaaataattaattaaaaaccttttaaaatacataaccTATCAACATTTCTTAAATTCTGTACACTGATGAACCAAATAGCAACGACAATTTCTAACAAGATTTATACCATGACTGCATGTGTGTTAACTCACCTTATAGATGCACACATGTCCCATTCTTCTGTGGCTACAGTGTAACACTCTACTGTACACATCACCATGTTTTCATCCTGGCCACCAACAGCATACAACTTTCCATTGTAAGCAACCACAACAAAATCTTTCCTAGCTTCATTCATGGATGTAAGTTCATACCAGGAATCAAATCTGAAAAGTTCAAATAGTTCTTTCAAAGAAAATTCCTGCTTTTTCCCCCCTTATAAgctgttattatttttataggaATCTGAATAGAATTCAGGCTTGTTTAGATCTCCATGAAACCACAATAAAAAATCATTCTTTTggttctaattatttttttaacaagtcAGATATGTCAAACTTTGAATCTGTGATTCTACTAATATTGCTCTTTTCAAATCTCTTTTTCtaacaacaaaattattaaagcaaaaaatattCTTGTATAAACCTCTTGATAGTAAGTGAAACCAACTTGCTTTTGATTAACTTCTTAAAAAGGGATTAGTAAAGGAGCCATTGTTTCACTATCTACATGGAAATTAGAGACTAACCTGGGGTCATATCTAAAGCAACGTGCAGTTGCAATTTCATTGTTTTCTGTGCTGTCATATTTTCCACCACAGGCATACATGAAATTGTCTAATACTGCAACACTGGGGTTAAACAGCGGAATGGGAGAGTCCCGTAAGAACCCATGGTGCTTGTTGTGAAAAGTGTAGCACTCCAGGTTCTGGGAGTGTGACATAACAATGCTCAGATGGTTGGACCGAACCTGGGTGCGGGGTGTCTGAAGCATAGGCTGTTTGCCAGTCACTATGTGATAGTCCTTGGCTTCTGTAAGTAGATCACTGCATTCAATGTTTGTGCGCATCATTTCAACCTTGCTGACCTGGACATCAAAGAGAAGAAAAATTATTGACTGTAAACTTAGGCTACTACCAAAGTGAATTCCTTTAAACTCAGTAAAAtcatttctgaaaaaaatgaaaatctcttACTTTCTCTACCAGCTCTTCCCCAGCCAGTAGTGGCAGCCGGATGTTCTTCATAAGCTTTGGCAGATGCTTCAGCCTTTCTGCTTTGTTGTGATCTATCCACAGCAGAACTTTGGTGAACAGCTGATACTCTGAGGGCACCTTCAAGCTGTTATCTTTCAACATTGTGGCTAACTGTTTGTGAGTCAACTTGGTAAACTGTTCAGAGGAGCTCACTACCTGTAATGTTATTGCAATGTCCAGAAAATGAGAACCTATCAACTTATTAAGATAATACTGTTTAAAAGAATGAGATATAcattctgaaagacacaaaattATTCTTCAAAAATGTCAggagtaataataatttataaagtaCTGTTAACAAAGATTGTCTGAGAGGCAATATGGTTTTCAAAGTGTAGCCCCAAATTGTAACATGTAGCACCTAGTAtgttatacaaaataaaataaaataaaatgtatatttacttaatttatttttaattactagCAGTAAAGTACCAGAACATATCAACTATACTTCTAAGTCTACAAATTGTTCTTTTAGATAAGTTTGACAAGCTCCTGTGTGGCTTTAAATTCTGTTGCAATCTTTTGGTCTTTTTAAAAGGCTTGGTGCTACTAGCAAGGGAGAAAGTGAGAAGCTATTATAATACTTATGAGACTGACCTCAGAATGAGTGAGACTTTATAGATGGTAAAGAATAGAGAGAAATGGTCAATAAGACATTTGCATCGTTTGGACCAAGGCActgaagaatatatatatatatatatatatatatatatatgtaaaagtttgtattttcacacagacacacatactaACTAATGTATATGTAAAATTATAATTAGTATTTTGTGTATAgtacatttttcattttatttattaacaacCCATATTAGACACATTTCTACTATTCCAGATTTAAATATTAATCTATAGTAGACCCTGAGAAGTGCAATATgtgtaacaattaaaaaaaaacaaaaacaaagaaagcaAAGAGACAAACCTCAAAATTGTCCATCATATACTGTAATGCTTTAGTCTGAGTTGAACTGAGAGAGTACATCTGGGCTAGGTTTAGGATATCAGTACAGTTGTATATCGTCAAAGCCATTTCCAAATATTTACTGCACAGCTCCACAGCAACACTCACCTAGAAATTAAACATTCAAAGCTTTATCCACAATAATTTAGCAGCATGCTAATCGAGTAATTATCAACAAATGTGAGatacttcaataaaaaaaaggattaacaaaatgtatttgtacacaattattcatgcaAGTTGAATATACATAGCAGACAACTTTTATCAGTCAGTATAAAATAACTTTGAAGGAGTGCGTGATAAACTCCAAATAATATGTATCCCTTCAAATCAGGTTTGCAATAATAAGTCAATAAGTAACTTTGGAGTATATTAGTAGTtggtttgttattgttttattcttttgGACTATGTGCCTTTAGACAAAATAAACCTTGACAGTACAACTAGAATGCTGAGATCATTTCAGAATTATTCTAAATCAGGGTTAACAatcaaatctatttaaaaaaacgtcaatttttgttaattaaaaagaaaacaaaaacattacacAGGAACCTAAATTAAAATGATaatatgaattttaaaatatttcgaATGTACTATACAATTCATTCAAAAATAGTTATTGCTCACAGCACAATGATTCAAAATagtaaaacaacataaaaagtaCAGAATGTATTCAAACTGAAACCATTATTTAATAACTGAATTGATATAAGTGACTCActctatttctactttcattaattatCTCCTGCAGAATCATCTCATGTGAGGTAAACAGCTCTTTTCAAATAGATTTCTTTGGCATTTCCTTCACCAGCTTAGCATGTACATTATTTACATATTTGGACTAATTATCTTGCATAAgagttgtttttagttttactaAAGATTTTGATGTGATCCACATCATCTCTCTGTAGTGAACTCCATGCTGGAAACTACGGGCTCTTGATGTTTATAGCGCATTTGGGATTCACAAGAAACATAAAGGGAATTGAATAATTTAATAGTTCTATGCTACACTGAGAGTTAAATGTACATTATATAATAATGCTGCATTTCAATTGTATCGACTGGCTTCACTGGAGCCACCAACCTGTAAATGAGAGGCAGCAGAAAGCACTTCCTCCACATTGTCTGTTGTTAGCTCAAGCCTTCCAGTGTAGGCAAAGTCTACCACCACTTTCAGACCTCCAGCAGTAACACCTTTTAACACCACCACCTGTTCACGGCTTTCCTTCATGAACCCAGTCAGCATCACCCGAAAGTAATCGCTGCATGCTGCCATGACCACTCTGTGAACTGGAATGCTCTGTGAAATAAAAGTATTGTTACTCATGGGTATTTTACAAAACTATTTTAGAATGTGTACAAAACAGCAAACAGCTATTTCTCATAGTACACATCTAAGAACTAAAAGAGTTTTCATTCAGTGTTTCCTCATTTTCATAGCAGACAAATGATTTTACAGATATAACTATAAAACATAGAGATAAACATTTTGAGTACCAGGTAGATCAC contains the following coding sequences:
- the LOC106069388 gene encoding kelch-like protein 9 isoform X1; its protein translation is MPPSPRKQHTAYVSRSTQASRLRFLDNTCDSLMQSQEFPILAEALLSLCKSDDTPGPSTSSSEKVVSSYIPCSTENHCCALLHGLQELRKSNTLCDYTLIADDQSIPVHRVVMAACSDYFRVMLTGFMKESREQVVVLKGVTAGGLKVVVDFAYTGRLELTTDNVEEVLSAASHLQVSVAVELCSKYLEMALTIYNCTDILNLAQMYSLSSTQTKALQYMMDNFEVVSSSEQFTKLTHKQLATMLKDNSLKVPSEYQLFTKVLLWIDHNKAERLKHLPKLMKNIRLPLLAGEELVEKVSKVEMMRTNIECSDLLTEAKDYHIVTGKQPMLQTPRTQVRSNHLSIVMSHSQNLECYTFHNKHHGFLRDSPIPLFNPSVAVLDNFMYACGGKYDSTENNEIATARCFRYDPRFDSWYELTSMNEARKDFVVVAYNGKLYAVGGQDENMVMCTVECYTVATEEWDMCASISHSCYGHAGALCADKIYISGGQRFSGCASNMSCFSPATNVWEEKAAMLNGRCNHVMMEVQKKLYVIGGNIEDSYGFPVPIIAMEYYDPDTDQWSNCKTTCNIREAGASTLNNKIYIVGGINGEHYYSDLLQDYDPAKDTMTIVDRFPTRVYGRACCILTLPHFLSATGPI
- the LOC106069388 gene encoding kelch-like protein 9 isoform X2 — protein: MAACSDYFRVMLTGFMKESREQVVVLKGVTAGGLKVVVDFAYTGRLELTTDNVEEVLSAASHLQVSVAVELCSKYLEMALTIYNCTDILNLAQMYSLSSTQTKALQYMMDNFEVVSSSEQFTKLTHKQLATMLKDNSLKVPSEYQLFTKVLLWIDHNKAERLKHLPKLMKNIRLPLLAGEELVEKVSKVEMMRTNIECSDLLTEAKDYHIVTGKQPMLQTPRTQVRSNHLSIVMSHSQNLECYTFHNKHHGFLRDSPIPLFNPSVAVLDNFMYACGGKYDSTENNEIATARCFRYDPRFDSWYELTSMNEARKDFVVVAYNGKLYAVGGQDENMVMCTVECYTVATEEWDMCASISHSCYGHAGALCADKIYISGGQRFSGCASNMSCFSPATNVWEEKAAMLNGRCNHVMMEVQKKLYVIGGNIEDSYGFPVPIIAMEYYDPDTDQWSNCKTTCNIREAGASTLNNKIYIVGGINGEHYYSDLLQDYDPAKDTMTIVDRFPTRVYGRACCILTLPHFLSATGPI